One window of Cygnus olor isolate bCygOlo1 chromosome 28, bCygOlo1.pri.v2, whole genome shotgun sequence genomic DNA carries:
- the LOC121060884 gene encoding feather keratin 4-like has protein sequence MSSYQQTCNYSRPSPCEATCPQPFANACSQPCVASCGDSRAIIYPPPVVITFPGPILSSCPQESIVGSSAPLGLGSSFSLGSSQDVQSPSGSGVAPGGRYSYTSYTRKTTYCPSKPRCDLPSTKTS, from the coding sequence ATGTCTTCCTACCAGCAGACCTGCAACTACAGCCGCCCCTCACCCTGTGAGGCGACCTGCCCACAGCCCTTCGCCaatgcctgcagccagccctgcgTCGCCTCCTGTGGGGACTCCCGAGCCATCATCTACCCCCCGCCCGTGGTCATCACCTTCCCgggccccatcctcagctcctgccctcAGGAGAGCATCGTGGGCAGCTCGGCCcctctggggctgggcagctCCTTCAGTCTCGGAAGCTCCCAGGATGTCCAGAGCCCCTCGGGATCCGGGGTCGCCCCAGGCGGCCGGTACTCCTACACCTCCTACACCCGCAAGACGACGTACTGCCCCTCGAAGCCCCGCTGTGATCTCCCCAGCACCAAGACCTCATAG
- the LOC121060648 gene encoding feather beta keratin-like, with translation MSYLSQQLSSRCFPPCEVTCPQPYVDACSQPCVTSCGDSRAVVYPPPVVITFPGPILSSCPQESFVGSSAPLGLGLGQPRALQGSLPYGGFSSSSFSQQSRRYRYRDCRPC, from the coding sequence ATGTCCTAcctcagccagcagctcagctcccgCTGCTTCCCCCCCTGTGAGGTGACCTGCCCGCAGCCCTACGTTGAcgcctgcagccagccctgtgTCACCTCCTGCGGGGACTCCCGTGCCGTGGTCTACCCCCCACCCGTGGTCATCACCTTCCCGGGCCCCATCCTCAGTTCCTGCCCACAGGAGAGCTTCgtgggcagctcagcaccgctggggctggggctggggcagcccagggctctgcagggctccctCCCCTATGGgggcttctcctcctcctccttctcccagcaGTCCAGGAGGTATCGCTACAGGGACTGCAGGCCCTGCTGA
- the LOC121060885 gene encoding feather keratin 4-like, giving the protein MSFYGQMISSRCLAPCEVTCPQPMVNACSQPCVTSCGDSRAVVYPPPVVMTFPGPTLSSCPQESIVGSSAPAGFGSSFGYTSSQGPRGFYDSGRPYTYGKSYSSYGSSGYGAGRCRSC; this is encoded by the coding sequence ATGTCTTTCTATGGACAGATGATCAGCTCCCGCTGCCTTGCACCCTGTGAGGTGACCTGCCCGCAGCCAATGGTGAATGCCTGTAGCCAGCCCTGTGTTACATCCTGTGGAGATTCAAGAGCTGTGGTCTACCCACCACCTGTTGTCATGACCTTCCCAGGACCCAccctcagctcctgccctcAGGAGAGCATCgtgggcagctcagcaccagctggcTTTGGGAGCTCGTTTGGATACACGAGCTCTCAGGGTCCCAGGGGCTTCTATGACTCTGGGAGACCGTACACTTACGGGAAGTCATATTCTTCCTATGGGTCCAGTGGCTATGGCGCTGGGAGATGCAGATCATGTTAA
- the LOC121060886 gene encoding scale keratin-like — translation MSCYDLCPTTSSIACPQPIANSCNEPCVRQCPDSTAVVQPPPVVVTFPGPILSSFPQQAVVGSSGAPAFGGSLGLGGLYSPGSSYGYGNSLGYGAQYGYGSSAPSTLSSGYCSPFSSRRYRQLLRGSCGPC, via the coding sequence ATGTCCTGCTATGACCTGtgccccaccaccagcagcattgcctgcccccagcccatcGCCAACAGCTGCAACGAGCCCTGTGTCCGGCAGTGCCCTGACTCCACAGCCGTGGTCCAGCCACCGCCCGTTGTCGTCACCTTccccggccccatcctcagctccttcccccagcaagCCGTGGTGGGCTCCTCCGGAGCACCCGCCTTTGGGGGCTCCCTGGGGTTGGGGGGCCTCTACAGCCCCGGGAGCTCTTATGGTTACGGGAACTCTTTAGGATATGGAGCACAGTACGGTTATGGGAGCTCAGCCCCCTCCACGCTCAGCAGTGGGTACTGCAGCCCCTTCTCCTCCCGACGCTACAGGCAGCTCCTCCGTGGCAGCTGCGGGCCATGCTAA
- the LOC121060887 gene encoding scale keratin-like — protein sequence MSCYDLCPTYNSGISCPQPIADSCNEPCFRQCPDSTTVIQPPPVVVTFPGPILSSFPQDSVVGSSGAPVFGGYGGSLGFGGSSLGYGGLYGSGGSSLGYGGLYGFGGSSLGYGGLSGYGGSSLGYRGLSGYGRSFGSGYCSPYTYRYNRYRRGSCGPC from the coding sequence ATGTCCTGCTATGATCTGTGCCCCACCTACAACAGTGGCatcagctgcccccagcccatcGCTGACAGCTGCAATGAGCCCTGTTTCCGGCAGTGCCCTGACTCAACGACTGTGATCCAGCCACCCCCTGTTGTCGTCACCTTccccggccccatcctcagctccttcccccaggaTTCAGTTGTGGGATCCTCCGGAGCACCCGTCTTTGGGGGTTATGGGGGCTCCCTAGGCTTTGGGGGCTCTTCCCTGGGCTATGGGGGTCTGTATGGCTCTGGGGGCTCTTCCCTGGGCTATGGGGGTCTGTATGGCTTTGGGGGCTCCTCTCTGGGCTATGGGGGCTTGTCTGGCTATGGAGGCTCCTCCCTGGGTTACAGGGGCCTGTCTGGCTATGGTAGATCCTTCGGTTCTGGCTATTGCAGCCCTTACACCTACCGGTACAACAGATACCGCCGTGGAAGCTGTGGGCCCTGCTAA
- the LOC121060890 gene encoding scale keratin-like, whose product MSCYDLCPTYNSGISCPQPIADSCNEPCFRQCPDSTTVIQPPPVVVTFPGPILSSFPQDSVVGSSGAPVFGGYGGSSLGYRGLYGSGGSSLGYGGLYGYGGSSLGYGGLSGYGGSSLGYRGLSGYGRSFGSGYCSPYTYRYNRYRRGSCGPC is encoded by the coding sequence ATGTCCTGCTATGATCTGTGCCCCACCTACAACAGTGGCatcagctgcccccagcccatcGCTGACAGCTGCAATGAGCCCTGTTTCCGGCAGTGCCCTGACTCAACGACCGTGATCCAGCCACCCCCTGTTGTCGTCACCTTccccggccccatcctcagctccttcccacagGATTCAGTTGTGGGATCCTCCGGAGCACCCGTCTTTGGGGGTTATGGGGGCTCTTCCCTGGGCTATAGGGGTCTGTATGGCTCTGGGGGCTCTTCCCTGGGCTATGGGGGTCTGTATGGCTATGGAGGATCCTCCCTGGGCTATGGGGGCTTGTCTGGCTATGGAGGCTCCTCCCTGGGTTACAGGGGCCTGTCTGGCTATGGTAGATCCTTCGGTTCTGGCTATTGCAGCCCTTACACCTACCGGTACAACAGATACCGCCGTGGAAGCTGCGGGCCCTGTTAA